From Carya illinoinensis cultivar Pawnee chromosome 5, C.illinoinensisPawnee_v1, whole genome shotgun sequence, one genomic window encodes:
- the LOC122310217 gene encoding uncharacterized protein LOC122310217, producing the protein MPKYAKFLKNILSNKWKLEEHETVMLTEDSSAILQKKLPPKLKDQESFTIPCTIRNSYFDIVLCDLGAIINFMPFFVFRKLGLGEANSTTVSLELAGRSIKYLRGLIKDVLVKVDKFIFLADFIVLDMEKNEEIPFILGQPFLAMGRTLIDVQQ; encoded by the coding sequence ATGCctaaatatgcaaaatttttgaagaataTATTATCAAACAAGTGGAAGTTGGAGGAGCATGAGACTGTAATGCTGACTGAGGACAGTAGTGCAATTTTACAAAAGAAGCTACCACCTAAGTTGAAAGATCAGGAGAGTTTCACGATCCCTTGCACTATAAGGAATTCCTATTTTGATATAGTTTTATGCGACTTAGGggcaattattaattttatgccCTTCTTTGTGTTCAGGAAGCTTGGACTTGGAGAAGCAAACTCGACCACTGTCTCTCTAGAGTTGGCGGGCAGATCTATCAAATACTTGAGAGGACTCATTAAGGATGTGCTGGTGAAAGTTGATAAGTTCATCTTCCTGGCCGATTTCATTGTGCTTGATATGGAGAAGAACGAGGAGATCCCCTTCATACTGGGTCAACCTTTCCTTGCGATGGGGAGAACCTTAATTGATGTCCAGCAATGA